The Sander lucioperca isolate FBNREF2018 chromosome 15, SLUC_FBN_1.2, whole genome shotgun sequence genome window below encodes:
- the pde10a gene encoding cAMP and cAMP-inhibited cGMP 3',5'-cyclic phosphodiesterase 10A isoform X5 gives MSKKRKSPDDQDFEESPPAGCSDQGLTDEKVKAYLSLHPQMLDDFVLESVSAETLDRWLKRKTSSRPADDTSAKNVSRYQDTNMQGVVYELNSYMEQRLDTGGDNKLLLYELCNIIKTATKADGFALYFLGECNNSLCMFTPTGAKDGPPSLIPSGPIAFGTTIAAHVAKTHKTLLVEDIMGDERFPDGTGQDSGIHVHSVLCLPIITAIGDLIAILELQRQWGKEPFNLSHQEVATANLAWASVAIHQVQVCRGLAKQTELNDFLLDVSKTYFDNIVAIDSLLEHIMIYAKNLVNADRCALFQVDHNNKELYSDLFDIGEEKEGKPVFRKTKEIRFSIEKGIAGQVAQTGEVLNIPDAYADPRFNREVDLKTGYTTRNILCMPIVSRGTVIGVVQMVNKLSGSAFTKTDENNFKMFAVFCALALHCANMYHRIRHSECIYRVTMEKLSYHSICTSEEWKTLTQLNLPTPIYKEIEMFHFDISPFEEIWPAVFIYMVHNSCGKTSFELEKLCRFTMSVRKNYRRVPYHNWKHAVTVAHCMYVILQKTSGMFTELEKKGLLIACLCHDLDHRGYSNSYLQKFDHPLAALYSTSTMEQHHFSQTVSILQEGHNIFSNLNSSEYEQVLEIIRKAIIATDLALYFNNHQQLTELLTSSVLDLNNHSHRDRVIGLMMTACDLCSVTKQWQITRLTANDIYAEFWAEGDEMKKIGLQPIPMLDRDKKDEVPQGQVGFYNAVAVPCYTTLAELFPPSSPLLRACKENLCQWEKISRGEVQDVVPNRPCDSGPVKVDN, from the exons GCTTGACAGATGAGAAAGTGAAGGCCTACCTCTCGCTGCACCCACAGATGCTGGACGACTTTGTGTTGGAGAGTGTGAGCGCAGAGACGTTGGACAGATGGCTGAAGAGGAAGACCAGCAGCAGGCCTGCAG atGACACATCAGCTAAAAACGTCAGCAGG TACCAGGACACAAATATGCAGGGTGTGGTGTACGAACTCAACAGCTACATGGAGCAGCGCCTGGACACTGGAGGAGACAACAAACTCCTGCTCTATGAGTTGTGCAACATCATTAAAACAG CAACAAAAGCAGATGGATTCGCACTTTACTTCTTGGGAGAATGCAACAAT AGTTTATGTATGTTCACTCCAACGGGTGCCAAGGATGGCCCTCCAAGCCTCATCCCCTCCGGCCCCATCGCATTTGGGACGACCATTGCCGCTCATGTTGCCAAGACTCACAAAACACTGCTAGTAGAGGACATCATGGGG GACGAGCGCTTCCCCGACGGCACAGGGCAGGACTCAGGGATCCATGTTCACTCTGTCCTGTGCCTCCCCATCATCACTGCCATCGGGGACCTCATTGCCATCCTGGAGCTGCAACGGCAGTGGGGCAAGGAGCCCTTCAACCTCAGCCACCAGGAG GTTGCAACAGCTAATTTAGCGTGGGCATCAGTTGCCATTCATCAAGTACAG gTGTGCAGAGGCCTCGCCAAACAGACTGAGCTCAATGACTTTCTACTAGATGTGTCAAA AACATACTTTGATAACATTGTGGCAATAGATTCTCTACTTGAACATATTATG ATATATGCAAAAAACCTGGTGAATGCGGACAGGTGCGCACTCTTCCAGGTAGATCACAACAACAAAGAACTGTACTCTGACCTGTTCGATATTGGGGAAGAGAAAGAAGGCAAACCTGTCTTTAGGAAAACCAAAGAAATTAG GTTTTCTATAGAGAAGGGAATAGCTGGTCAAGTGGCTCAGACAGGGGAAGTCTTAAATATCCCAGATGCCTATGCAGACCCCCGGTTCAACCG AGAGGTGGACCTCAAAACTGGCTACACCACGCGGAACATCCTgtgcatgcccatcgtgagcagGGGGACCGTTATAGGTGTGGTACAGATGGTGAACAAGCTAAGCGGAAGTGCCTTCACTAAAACAGATGAGAACAACTTTAAGATGTTTGCTGTCTTTTGTGCTCTGGCCTTACACTGTGCAAAT ATGTACCACAGGATCCGGCACTCTGAATGCATTTACAGAGTGACGATGGAAAAGCTGTCTTATCACAGCATCTGCACATCTGAAGAATGGAAGACCCTCACCCAGCTCAACCTCCCTACACCCATTTATAAAGAGATCGAAAT GTTTCACTTTGACATCAGCCCCTTTGAGGAGATCTGGCCTGCTGTCTTTATCTACATGGTTCATAACTCCTGTGGAAAGACCAG CTTTGAGCTGGAGAAGCTGTGTCGGTTCACCATGTCTGTACGGAAGAACTACCGGCGTGTGCCCTACCACAACTGGAAGCATGCAGTGACGGTGGCCCACTGTATGTACGTCATCCTACAGAAAACCTCTGGGATGTTCACAGAGCTAGAG AAGAAAGGTCTGTTGATCGCCTGCCTGTGCCATGATCTGGACCATCGGGGGTACAGCAACTCATACTTGCAGAAGTTTGACCATCCGCTGGCTGCTCTGTACTCCACCTCCACCATGGAGCAACACCACTTCTCTCAGACCGTCTCCATCCTACAG GAAGGGCACAATATTTTCTCCAACCTGAATTCCAGCGAGTACGAGCAGGTGTTGGAGATCATCCGGAAGGCCATCATCGCCACAGACCTCGCCCTGTACTTCAACAACCACCAGCAGCTGACGGAGCTGCTGACCTCGAGTGTGCTGGACTTGAACAACCACTCACACAG GGACCGTGTGATTGGTCTGATGATGACAGCATGTGACCTGTGTTCTGTTACCAAGCAATGGCAAATCACACGACTCACAGCCAACGACATCTATGCTGAGTTCTGGGCTGAG GGAGATGAGATGAAGAAGATTGGGTTGCAGCCGATCCCTATGTTGGACAGAGACAAGAAGGACGAGGTTCCCCAGGGCCAA gtGGGATTCTACAATGCTGTTGCAGTTCCATGTTACACGACACTAGCGGAGCTTTTCCCTCCATCCAGTCCTCTTCTAAGAGCCTGCAA ggaAAACCTGTGCCAGTGGGAGAAGATATCGCGGGGAGAAGTGCAGGACGTAGTGCCCAACCGGCCTTGTGATTCAGGTCCTGTCAAGGTGGACAACTGA
- the pde10a gene encoding cAMP and cAMP-inhibited cGMP 3',5'-cyclic phosphodiesterase 10A isoform X2, giving the protein MSKKRKSPDDQDFEESPPAGCSDQGLTDEKVKAYLSLHPQMLDDFVLESVSAETLDRWLKRKTSSRPADDTSAKNVSRYQDTNMQGVVYELNSYMEQRLDTGGDNKLLLYELCNIIKTATKADGFALYFLGECNNSLCMFTPTGAKDGPPSLIPSGPIAFGTTIAAHVAKTHKTLLVEDIMGDERFPDGTGQDSGIHVHSVLCLPIITAIGDLIAILELQRQWGKEPFNLSHQEVATANLAWASVAIHQVQVCRGLAKQTELNDFLLDVSKTYFDNIVAIDSLLEHIMIYAKNLVNADRCALFQVDHNNKELYSDLFDIGEEKEGKPVFRKTKEIRFSIEKGIAGQVAQTGEVLNIPDAYADPRFNREVDLKTGYTTRNILCMPIVSRGTVIGVVQMVNKLSGSAFTKTDENNFKMFAVFCALALHCANMYHRIRHSECIYRVTMEKLSYHSICTSEEWKTLTQLNLPTPIYKEIEMFHFDISPFEEIWPAVFIYMVHNSCGKTSFELEKLCRFTMSVRKNYRRVPYHNWKHAVTVAHCMYVILQKTSGMFTELEKKGLLIACLCHDLDHRGYSNSYLQKFDHPLAALYSTSTMEQHHFSQTVSILQEGHNIFSNLNSSEYEQVLEIIRKAIIATDLALYFNNHQQLTELLTSSVLDLNNHSHRSGHDTHRDRVIGLMMTACDLCSVTKQWQITRLTANDIYAEFWAEGDEMKKIGLQPIPMLDRDKKDEVPQGQVGFYNAVAVPCYTTLAELFPPSSPLLRACKENLCQWEKISRGEVQDVVPNRPCDSGPVKVDN; this is encoded by the exons GCTTGACAGATGAGAAAGTGAAGGCCTACCTCTCGCTGCACCCACAGATGCTGGACGACTTTGTGTTGGAGAGTGTGAGCGCAGAGACGTTGGACAGATGGCTGAAGAGGAAGACCAGCAGCAGGCCTGCAG atGACACATCAGCTAAAAACGTCAGCAGG TACCAGGACACAAATATGCAGGGTGTGGTGTACGAACTCAACAGCTACATGGAGCAGCGCCTGGACACTGGAGGAGACAACAAACTCCTGCTCTATGAGTTGTGCAACATCATTAAAACAG CAACAAAAGCAGATGGATTCGCACTTTACTTCTTGGGAGAATGCAACAAT AGTTTATGTATGTTCACTCCAACGGGTGCCAAGGATGGCCCTCCAAGCCTCATCCCCTCCGGCCCCATCGCATTTGGGACGACCATTGCCGCTCATGTTGCCAAGACTCACAAAACACTGCTAGTAGAGGACATCATGGGG GACGAGCGCTTCCCCGACGGCACAGGGCAGGACTCAGGGATCCATGTTCACTCTGTCCTGTGCCTCCCCATCATCACTGCCATCGGGGACCTCATTGCCATCCTGGAGCTGCAACGGCAGTGGGGCAAGGAGCCCTTCAACCTCAGCCACCAGGAG GTTGCAACAGCTAATTTAGCGTGGGCATCAGTTGCCATTCATCAAGTACAG gTGTGCAGAGGCCTCGCCAAACAGACTGAGCTCAATGACTTTCTACTAGATGTGTCAAA AACATACTTTGATAACATTGTGGCAATAGATTCTCTACTTGAACATATTATG ATATATGCAAAAAACCTGGTGAATGCGGACAGGTGCGCACTCTTCCAGGTAGATCACAACAACAAAGAACTGTACTCTGACCTGTTCGATATTGGGGAAGAGAAAGAAGGCAAACCTGTCTTTAGGAAAACCAAAGAAATTAG GTTTTCTATAGAGAAGGGAATAGCTGGTCAAGTGGCTCAGACAGGGGAAGTCTTAAATATCCCAGATGCCTATGCAGACCCCCGGTTCAACCG AGAGGTGGACCTCAAAACTGGCTACACCACGCGGAACATCCTgtgcatgcccatcgtgagcagGGGGACCGTTATAGGTGTGGTACAGATGGTGAACAAGCTAAGCGGAAGTGCCTTCACTAAAACAGATGAGAACAACTTTAAGATGTTTGCTGTCTTTTGTGCTCTGGCCTTACACTGTGCAAAT ATGTACCACAGGATCCGGCACTCTGAATGCATTTACAGAGTGACGATGGAAAAGCTGTCTTATCACAGCATCTGCACATCTGAAGAATGGAAGACCCTCACCCAGCTCAACCTCCCTACACCCATTTATAAAGAGATCGAAAT GTTTCACTTTGACATCAGCCCCTTTGAGGAGATCTGGCCTGCTGTCTTTATCTACATGGTTCATAACTCCTGTGGAAAGACCAG CTTTGAGCTGGAGAAGCTGTGTCGGTTCACCATGTCTGTACGGAAGAACTACCGGCGTGTGCCCTACCACAACTGGAAGCATGCAGTGACGGTGGCCCACTGTATGTACGTCATCCTACAGAAAACCTCTGGGATGTTCACAGAGCTAGAG AAGAAAGGTCTGTTGATCGCCTGCCTGTGCCATGATCTGGACCATCGGGGGTACAGCAACTCATACTTGCAGAAGTTTGACCATCCGCTGGCTGCTCTGTACTCCACCTCCACCATGGAGCAACACCACTTCTCTCAGACCGTCTCCATCCTACAG GAAGGGCACAATATTTTCTCCAACCTGAATTCCAGCGAGTACGAGCAGGTGTTGGAGATCATCCGGAAGGCCATCATCGCCACAGACCTCGCCCTGTACTTCAACAACCACCAGCAGCTGACGGAGCTGCTGACCTCGAGTGTGCTGGACTTGAACAACCACTCACACAGGTCAGGTCACGACACGCACCG GGACCGTGTGATTGGTCTGATGATGACAGCATGTGACCTGTGTTCTGTTACCAAGCAATGGCAAATCACACGACTCACAGCCAACGACATCTATGCTGAGTTCTGGGCTGAG GGAGATGAGATGAAGAAGATTGGGTTGCAGCCGATCCCTATGTTGGACAGAGACAAGAAGGACGAGGTTCCCCAGGGCCAA gtGGGATTCTACAATGCTGTTGCAGTTCCATGTTACACGACACTAGCGGAGCTTTTCCCTCCATCCAGTCCTCTTCTAAGAGCCTGCAA ggaAAACCTGTGCCAGTGGGAGAAGATATCGCGGGGAGAAGTGCAGGACGTAGTGCCCAACCGGCCTTGTGATTCAGGTCCTGTCAAGGTGGACAACTGA